In one Ictalurus furcatus strain D&B chromosome 28, Billie_1.0, whole genome shotgun sequence genomic region, the following are encoded:
- the LOC128603638 gene encoding thiosulfate sulfurtransferase/rhodanese-like domain-containing protein 1 isoform X2, with product MFLRAAVVCVVVCVVLLGLGKTLVKTEEQFCSDGLTNTKLSYEQLKQMLTAGNLQLFDVREPDEFKEGAIPGATNIPLSEVQQAFTLTPDQFTQLYGVPMPEKHFSDVMLYCQRGRRSLTALHTVHTLGYSRARHYVGGYSEWLERESQ from the exons ATGTTCCTCCGTgcagctgtggtgtgtgtggtggtgtgtgtggtgctgctgGGACTTGGGAAGACTCTGGTGAAGACAGAAGAGCAGTTCTGTTCTGATGGACTCACAAAcactaaat tgaGTTATGAGCAATTAAAGCAGATGTTGACAGCTGGAAATCTGCAGCTGTTTGATGTTCGTGAACCAGATGAGTTTAAGGAGGGAGCCATTCCAGGAGCAACTAATATTCCAT tgtctgAGGTGCAGCAGGCATTCACACTGACTCCAGATCAGTTCACTCAGCTTTACGGTGTCCCGATGCCTGAGAAACACTTCTCGGATGTGATGCTGTACTGCCAGAGGGGGCGCCGCAGTCTCACTGCACtgcacactgtacacacactgggCTACAGCAG aGCACGTCATTATGTTGGAGGTTATAGCGAGTGGCTCGAACGTGAATCTCAGTGA
- the LOC128603638 gene encoding thiosulfate sulfurtransferase/rhodanese-like domain-containing protein 1 isoform X1 has translation MFLRAAVVCVVVCVVLLGLGKTLVKTEEQFCSDGLTNTKCKQKPHSLYQEEVDSVSYEQLKQMLTAGNLQLFDVREPDEFKEGAIPGATNIPLSEVQQAFTLTPDQFTQLYGVPMPEKHFSDVMLYCQRGRRSLTALHTVHTLGYSRARHYVGGYSEWLERESQ, from the exons ATGTTCCTCCGTgcagctgtggtgtgtgtggtggtgtgtgtggtgctgctgGGACTTGGGAAGACTCTGGTGAAGACAGAAGAGCAGTTCTGTTCTGATGGACTCACAAAcactaaatgtaaacaaaaacccCACAGTCTTTATCAAGAGGAGGTCGATTCGG tgaGTTATGAGCAATTAAAGCAGATGTTGACAGCTGGAAATCTGCAGCTGTTTGATGTTCGTGAACCAGATGAGTTTAAGGAGGGAGCCATTCCAGGAGCAACTAATATTCCAT tgtctgAGGTGCAGCAGGCATTCACACTGACTCCAGATCAGTTCACTCAGCTTTACGGTGTCCCGATGCCTGAGAAACACTTCTCGGATGTGATGCTGTACTGCCAGAGGGGGCGCCGCAGTCTCACTGCACtgcacactgtacacacactgggCTACAGCAG aGCACGTCATTATGTTGGAGGTTATAGCGAGTGGCTCGAACGTGAATCTCAGTGA